TCGAGCTGCCCGGTGTGCGATAGCAACGTGCTGATGTCGCGGGCGGTCTGGTCCGCCGACGAGATTAGGGCGACGTCCTCGCCCATGCATCGCTTGATTCGATCGGCTAGGAACGGATAATGCGTGCAGCCGAGAATCAGCGTGTCGATCGTTTCGTTCCGGAGCGGTCGAAGCGCCTCGCAGACGACGTCCGACGCTTCCTCCGAACGGAACATTCCCTTCTCGACGAGCGGCACGAGGGTCGGACAAGCGAGGCTGACGACCTTCACGCCCGGGGAGATGCGACGCAAAGCGGTAACGTACGCGCCGCTTCGAATCGTGCCCTCCGTGCCGATGACGCCGATCTGCCCGTTCTTCGTCTGCTTGATCGCCGCCCGCGCTCCCGGCGTAATGACGCCGAGCACCGGCACGGAAACGTTCGTGCGGATGGCCTCGATCGCGACGGCGGTCGCCGTATTGCACGCTATGACGATCATCTTGGGGTCGAACTGCAACAGATAATCGACGATCTGGCGCGTAAACAACGCGACCTCCTCCTTGGACCGCGGTCCGTAGGGTGCTCTCGCCGTGTCGCCGAAATACAGCACGCGCTCCCGCGGAAGCTGCCGCATGACTTCCTTGGCGACCGTTAACCCGCCTACGCCCGAGTCAAGA
The nucleotide sequence above comes from Paenibacillus antri. Encoded proteins:
- the racE gene encoding glutamate racemase codes for the protein MSTHQAIAILDSGVGGLTVAKEVMRQLPRERVLYFGDTARAPYGPRSKEEVALFTRQIVDYLLQFDPKMIVIACNTATAVAIEAIRTNVSVPVLGVITPGARAAIKQTKNGQIGVIGTEGTIRSGAYVTALRRISPGVKVVSLACPTLVPLVEKGMFRSEEASDVVCEALRPLRNETIDTLILGCTHYPFLADRIKRCMGEDVALISSADQTARDISTLLSHTGQLESSNEVPVHRFFCSGDPRTFQWIAQDWLNEQIHVTPVMWQVPKFI